One window from the genome of Mucilaginibacter ginsenosidivorans encodes:
- the rlmN gene encoding 23S rRNA (adenine(2503)-C(2))-methyltransferase RlmN: protein MATKSKIDIRSLSADELADHFTEMGEKSYRAKQVYEWLWQKSCISFDEMSNISKELRKKLDENFLINNVKINNSQFSADKTIKNSFVLHDNHLIEGVLIPAPERMTACVSSQVGCSLTCKFCATGYMERKRNLNPDEIYDQVVLIDKQAKENYGLPLTNIVYMGMGEPLLNYSNVLKSVERITAEDGLNMSPKRITVSTAGIAKMIKKLGDDQVKFNLALSLHAANDEKRNTIMPINEQNSLKALAEALKYYFARTKNPVTYEYIVFNDFNDEIQDAMELAKFCKHVPCKVNIIEYNPISFANYLNAGEDKIEAFADYLRNQGVITNIRRSRGKDIDAACGQLAIKDKSTTVIS from the coding sequence GTGGCAACAAAAAGCAAGATAGATATACGTAGCTTAAGTGCAGACGAGCTGGCAGACCATTTTACCGAAATGGGCGAAAAAAGTTACAGGGCAAAGCAAGTTTATGAGTGGCTTTGGCAAAAGTCATGCATTTCGTTTGACGAAATGAGCAATATTTCAAAAGAACTCCGCAAAAAACTGGATGAAAATTTTTTAATCAATAATGTAAAAATTAACAACTCACAGTTTAGCGCCGATAAAACTATAAAAAATTCCTTTGTTTTACATGACAACCACCTTATCGAAGGTGTTTTGATCCCGGCTCCCGAACGAATGACGGCGTGCGTATCGTCGCAGGTAGGATGCAGCCTTACCTGTAAGTTTTGTGCAACGGGCTATATGGAACGTAAACGCAACCTTAATCCTGATGAGATCTACGACCAGGTTGTGCTGATAGATAAACAGGCTAAGGAGAACTATGGCCTGCCGCTAACCAACATTGTATATATGGGAATGGGCGAGCCGCTGCTCAATTACAGTAATGTGCTTAAATCGGTTGAGCGAATTACAGCCGAAGACGGGCTGAACATGTCGCCTAAAAGGATCACGGTGTCCACTGCCGGTATTGCCAAAATGATCAAAAAACTGGGCGACGACCAGGTGAAGTTCAACCTGGCCCTGTCGCTGCATGCCGCTAACGACGAAAAGCGGAATACCATAATGCCCATAAACGAGCAAAATTCATTGAAAGCTTTGGCAGAAGCATTGAAATACTACTTTGCCCGGACAAAAAATCCGGTTACCTATGAATACATCGTTTTTAATGATTTTAATGACGAAATACAGGATGCCATGGAGCTGGCAAAATTCTGCAAGCATGTGCCCTGCAAAGTCAACATCATCGAATACAACCCGATCTCATTCGCCAATTACCTGAATGCAGGCGAAGACAAAATAGAGGCCTTTGCCGATTATTTGCGCAACCAGGGTGTCATCACCAATATCCGCCGCAGCCGGGGTAAGGATATCGATGCGGCTTGCGGACAACTGGCGATAAAGGATAAGTCAACTACTGTTATTTCTTAA
- the glyA gene encoding serine hydroxymethyltransferase, which yields MKRDKLIFKLLDEEQQRQEEGIELIASENFVSRQVMEAAGSVATNKYAEGLPGKRYYGGCQVVDEIETIAIERAKQLFNAEWVNVQPHSGAQANAAVMLACLQPGDKILGFDLSHGGHLTHGSPVNFSGKLYEPHFYGVNKETGLVDYDQLKKVALAEKPKMIICGASAYSRDWDYEFIRKVADKVGALVLADISHPAGLIARGLLNDPLPHCHIVSTTTHKTLRGPRGGIIMMGKDFPNPFGQKTPKGEVKMMSAVLDMAVFPGTQGGPLEHIIAAKAVAFAEALSEDYMKYIVQVKKNAAAMAKSFVDRGYELISGGTDNHLMLIDLRNKNITGKAAENALVAADITVNKNMVPFDDKSPFVTSGIRVGTAAITTRGLKEKQMDLIVELIDAVIIDPENEPSLRKIRKRVHRLMESFPLYRQKGSD from the coding sequence ATGAAAAGAGACAAACTGATATTTAAACTGCTGGATGAAGAACAACAGCGCCAGGAAGAAGGCATTGAACTGATAGCTTCGGAAAATTTTGTTAGTCGCCAGGTAATGGAGGCGGCAGGCTCTGTTGCAACCAATAAATATGCTGAAGGCCTGCCCGGAAAACGCTACTATGGCGGGTGCCAGGTGGTAGATGAGATAGAAACCATCGCTATCGAAAGGGCAAAGCAATTGTTCAATGCCGAATGGGTTAATGTTCAGCCGCATTCAGGCGCCCAGGCAAACGCAGCCGTAATGCTGGCCTGCCTGCAGCCCGGCGACAAAATATTAGGGTTTGACCTTTCACATGGCGGGCACTTGACCCATGGTTCGCCGGTTAACTTTTCAGGTAAATTGTACGAACCGCATTTTTACGGGGTAAACAAGGAAACCGGGCTGGTGGATTATGATCAGCTTAAAAAAGTGGCCCTTGCTGAAAAACCAAAGATGATCATCTGCGGCGCGTCGGCTTACTCGCGCGACTGGGACTATGAATTTATCCGTAAAGTAGCTGATAAAGTAGGCGCTTTGGTTTTGGCCGATATTTCGCATCCGGCCGGGTTGATAGCAAGGGGATTACTTAACGATCCGCTTCCGCATTGCCATATTGTTAGCACCACAACACACAAAACGCTCCGCGGCCCGCGTGGTGGTATCATTATGATGGGTAAGGATTTTCCGAATCCATTTGGACAAAAAACGCCGAAGGGCGAAGTTAAAATGATGTCGGCGGTGCTGGACATGGCTGTTTTCCCCGGCACGCAGGGCGGACCGCTTGAACATATTATAGCTGCCAAGGCGGTGGCTTTTGCCGAGGCATTAAGCGAGGACTATATGAAGTATATAGTACAGGTAAAGAAAAACGCCGCTGCTATGGCTAAATCATTCGTCGACCGCGGGTACGAGCTTATCTCGGGCGGTACGGATAACCACCTGATGCTGATAGATCTGCGCAATAAAAATATCACCGGCAAGGCCGCCGAAAATGCTTTGGTAGCCGCTGATATCACTGTAAATAAGAACATGGTTCCGTTTGATGATAAGTCGCCGTTCGTAACATCGGGTATCCGTGTGGGTACCGCTGCTATCACGACGCGCGGCCTGAAAGAAAAGCAGATGGACCTTATTGTCGAACTCATAGATGCTGTAATAATTGATCCCGAGAATGAACCTTCTTTGCGTAAAATACGTAAAAGGGTGCATCGGTTAATGGAGTCGTTTCCATTATACCGGCAAAAAGGCTCGGATTAA
- a CDS encoding PAS domain S-box protein, whose translation MNKQQLAFSEDKRLTALRSYPVLETSPHKELDAITRLASFVCKAPIALITFIDADKQWVKSSVGIDLKQVPRIDSFCTHAIAGTSILEVEDLCEHETFAKNAFVINEPHIRFYAGAPLIDPNGFRLGALCVMDTVARKLASEQLNSLRTLADNVVSHLVRLRQKAELKSSISRNNDFLSLFNTSSVIHCLMDKEFRIEMVNKAAADIWGYKPSQLIGDVFWTFFSEGITVSARQLIKNGLTRQQKIFEIKTPVLTNAGGVKWLIWQLIFKDNKWYATGRDVTLQKKVETELDILSFAAKKSPSGIVMRDNEGRIIWFNEALEKLLGYSLDDVKGQTVGTLVIGEETDRNVYNSAVEAFKENRPYEIELKVYKKDGNPLWVSISNSPLFNEDGSVERHISMMVDISERKEAEKELKLLSLVASSTTSGVVINDNKGKVEWVNKAFETITGYGICDAKGRPLGDVLKGELTDVSIIQKSRELSRNKQSFEVDLLVYRKDGLPLWISVINSVILDNSGAVDKYIEVIIDITAKKKAEIELIAAKEEALQLSRAKDMFISVMSHEIRTPLNAVIGMSHLLLDDNTEEIQKENLGILKFSAENLMTLINNVLDFTKIETGNIELEKAGVELHELVQSIASSMQFNANEKKIYLKYSVDEAIPKTVIGDRTRLCQILLNLVGNSVKFTEAGGVTIDLQVIGQTDSYVKIRFAVSDTGIGIANDKINTIFESFKQAESDTSRKYGGTGLGLAITKKLIELHDATIHVDSVLGKGSTFWFTIKFDKEHVSAVNDNNKVETGLQLNVLVVDDNQINRLLINKVLTKWGATIEFAENGQEAVEKVESNPNLDVVLMDIHMPVMGGLEATQIIRAKTEAYYQQLPIIALTASMLNSEINEINGSGMNDYILKPFDPKGLYDKLVKYQKVS comes from the coding sequence GTGAATAAACAGCAATTAGCATTTTCAGAAGATAAACGCTTAACGGCTCTAAGATCATACCCGGTCCTGGAGACATCGCCGCACAAAGAGCTTGACGCAATTACCCGTCTTGCGTCTTTTGTGTGCAAGGCTCCTATTGCGCTAATCACTTTTATTGATGCCGACAAACAATGGGTTAAATCAAGCGTTGGCATCGATCTTAAACAGGTTCCCCGTATCGATTCGTTTTGTACCCATGCCATTGCCGGTACAAGTATACTTGAGGTGGAGGACCTTTGCGAACACGAAACTTTTGCCAAAAATGCTTTTGTTATCAATGAACCACATATCCGTTTTTATGCCGGTGCGCCGCTTATCGATCCTAACGGCTTCAGGCTGGGCGCACTATGCGTAATGGATACAGTAGCCCGGAAACTTGCTAGCGAGCAACTAAATTCGTTGCGCACCCTGGCTGATAACGTGGTATCGCATCTTGTAAGACTCAGGCAGAAAGCTGAGCTCAAAAGCAGTATATCCCGTAACAACGACTTCTTAAGTTTATTCAATACCTCATCCGTTATTCATTGTTTGATGGATAAGGAATTCCGGATAGAAATGGTGAATAAGGCTGCTGCAGATATTTGGGGGTATAAACCCTCGCAGCTTATCGGCGATGTTTTCTGGACATTTTTTTCCGAAGGGATCACCGTTTCTGCAAGGCAGCTCATCAAAAACGGCCTCACCAGGCAGCAAAAGATATTCGAGATAAAAACGCCGGTTTTAACAAACGCAGGCGGTGTAAAATGGCTTATCTGGCAATTGATATTTAAGGATAATAAATGGTATGCTACCGGTCGCGACGTTACTTTGCAGAAAAAGGTCGAGACCGAACTGGATATCCTTTCCTTCGCCGCGAAAAAATCGCCCAGCGGTATCGTGATGCGGGATAATGAGGGGCGGATCATTTGGTTCAACGAAGCGCTGGAGAAACTCCTTGGCTATTCGCTGGATGATGTAAAGGGACAGACAGTGGGCACACTTGTTATAGGCGAAGAAACCGACAGGAACGTGTACAATAGCGCCGTTGAGGCCTTTAAAGAGAATCGCCCTTACGAGATTGAGCTTAAAGTGTATAAAAAAGATGGTAATCCGCTATGGGTTTCCATATCCAACAGCCCCTTATTTAATGAAGATGGCAGCGTTGAGCGTCACATCAGCATGATGGTTGATATCAGCGAACGAAAGGAAGCTGAGAAAGAATTGAAATTATTATCGCTTGTAGCCAGCAGCACTACCAGCGGGGTTGTAATTAACGACAACAAAGGGAAGGTTGAATGGGTGAACAAAGCCTTTGAAACCATAACGGGCTATGGTATATGCGATGCGAAAGGACGGCCACTTGGCGATGTGCTGAAAGGTGAACTGACCGATGTTTCTATTATTCAGAAATCGCGCGAGCTTTCAAGAAATAAACAATCATTCGAGGTCGACCTGCTGGTTTACCGTAAAGATGGTTTACCGCTTTGGATATCGGTTATCAATTCTGTTATACTGGATAATAGCGGTGCGGTTGATAAATATATCGAAGTAATTATTGACATCACTGCTAAAAAGAAAGCCGAGATCGAATTGATAGCGGCGAAAGAAGAAGCCCTGCAGTTGAGCCGTGCCAAGGATATGTTTATATCAGTAATGAGTCACGAGATACGTACGCCGCTAAATGCGGTGATCGGGATGTCGCACCTGCTGCTGGATGATAATACCGAGGAGATACAAAAGGAAAACCTGGGCATACTCAAGTTCTCGGCCGAGAACCTGATGACGCTTATCAATAACGTACTTGATTTTACCAAGATAGAGACCGGTAACATCGAACTGGAAAAGGCAGGGGTTGAATTACATGAACTTGTGCAAAGTATTGCCAGTTCGATGCAGTTTAACGCTAACGAAAAGAAGATCTACCTTAAATATTCGGTCGATGAAGCGATCCCTAAAACGGTAATTGGCGACAGGACACGCCTTTGCCAGATATTGTTGAACCTTGTAGGCAATTCGGTTAAGTTTACCGAAGCGGGCGGCGTGACGATCGATTTGCAGGTTATCGGGCAGACAGACAGCTATGTAAAAATACGTTTTGCCGTTTCTGACACCGGGATAGGCATTGCAAATGACAAAATAAACACCATCTTTGAGTCGTTTAAACAGGCCGAATCGGATACCTCGCGCAAATATGGCGGTACAGGTTTGGGGTTAGCTATCACAAAGAAACTTATAGAGTTACATGACGCCACTATTCATGTGGATAGCGTATTAGGAAAAGGATCGACTTTCTGGTTTACAATAAAATTTGACAAAGAGCACGTGAGTGCCGTAAATGACAATAATAAAGTGGAAACAGGTTTACAATTAAATGTACTGGTTGTTGACGACAACCAGATCAACAGGTTACTGATTAATAAGGTGCTGACCAAGTGGGGGGCAACCATTGAGTTTGCCGAGAACGGGCAGGAAGCGGTGGAAAAGGTAGAAAGCAACCCCAACCTTGATGTAGTATTAATGGACATACATATGCCGGTAATGGGCGGCCTTGAGGCGACCCAGATCATCCGCGCAAAGACCGAGGCGTATTACCAGCAATTACCTATAATAGCCTTGACAGCATCGATGCTGAACAGTGAGATCAATGAGATAAATGGTTCGGGAATGAACGACTATATCCTGAAACCGTTCGATCCGAAAGGACTGTATGATAAGTTAGTTAAGTATCAGAAAGTTAGTTAA
- a CDS encoding ComF family protein has translation MKLQAGYLADFIALLFPELCQACGENLVAGEELICTDCRFNLPLTDFHLKPDNIVAQQFWGKLDAEAAYALCYFVKGGKMQHLMHQFKYKGVQKIGNLLGNIAGEQLAVSPVFKTVDLIIPVPLHKSRLRKRGYNQSACFADGISEKLHVPVLENNLVRVRATETQTHRSRFSRFENMQEVFWVNDPEKLKNKHVLLVDDVVTTGSTLEACGTELLKVEGLKLSIATIAYAE, from the coding sequence ATGAAACTACAAGCCGGCTACCTTGCCGATTTCATAGCCTTATTATTCCCCGAGCTTTGCCAGGCCTGTGGTGAAAATTTGGTCGCTGGTGAAGAGTTGATCTGCACCGATTGCCGTTTCAACCTGCCTCTTACCGACTTTCATCTGAAGCCTGATAACATTGTGGCACAGCAATTTTGGGGCAAGCTTGATGCAGAAGCTGCCTATGCGCTTTGCTATTTTGTAAAAGGCGGTAAAATGCAACACCTGATGCACCAGTTCAAGTATAAAGGTGTGCAAAAGATCGGCAATCTGCTTGGTAATATCGCCGGGGAGCAACTGGCTGTAAGCCCGGTTTTCAAAACGGTCGATCTTATCATACCTGTACCCCTTCATAAGAGCCGGCTGCGCAAACGTGGCTATAATCAAAGTGCCTGCTTCGCCGACGGTATCTCCGAAAAACTCCATGTGCCCGTGTTAGAAAACAACCTGGTAAGGGTAAGGGCAACAGAAACGCAAACGCACCGGTCGCGGTTCTCCCGTTTCGAGAATATGCAGGAAGTGTTTTGGGTTAACGATCCCGAAAAACTAAAAAACAAGCATGTATTGCTTGTTGATGATGTGGTGACCACGGGCTCCACCTTAGAAGCCTGCGGTACAGAATTACTTAAAGTTGAAGGGTTGAAGCTGAGTATCGCTACAATAGCCTATGCCGAATAG
- a CDS encoding segregation and condensation protein A encodes MTEESFEIKLPQFEGPFDLLLFFIERDELDIQDIPIARITDDFLNYIHQMNSLNMELASEFIFVAATLMRIKAKMLLPRYEAEEGTEHDPKAELIRKLIEYKKFKEICELLRPLEDDRFKREKRGNIAYDLQQVDKVTVPGEELSEISLYKLMNVYDKVTKRFLNRSEEVTHTVVQYPYTIEEQKKAINDLLLINQRLDFKSIANRSENKVHFVYNFLAVLEMLQQEIIRIQIGLGFNNFWISAR; translated from the coding sequence ATGACTGAAGAGAGTTTCGAGATAAAGTTACCGCAGTTTGAAGGACCCTTCGACCTGTTGCTGTTTTTCATTGAAAGGGATGAGCTGGATATCCAGGATATCCCGATAGCGCGCATTACGGACGACTTTCTGAATTATATCCACCAGATGAACAGCCTGAATATGGAGCTGGCCAGTGAGTTCATCTTTGTGGCGGCTACCCTGATGCGTATCAAGGCGAAAATGTTGCTGCCGCGCTATGAAGCCGAAGAAGGCACGGAGCACGACCCGAAAGCAGAACTGATAAGGAAGCTGATAGAATACAAGAAATTTAAGGAAATATGCGAATTGCTGCGGCCGTTAGAAGACGACCGCTTTAAGCGCGAAAAGCGCGGCAATATTGCCTACGACCTGCAGCAGGTAGATAAAGTGACCGTGCCGGGCGAAGAACTTTCGGAAATCAGCCTGTATAAGCTGATGAATGTGTACGACAAGGTAACCAAACGCTTTTTGAACAGGAGCGAAGAAGTGACCCACACCGTTGTGCAGTATCCCTACACCATAGAAGAGCAGAAAAAAGCTATCAACGACCTGTTGCTGATCAATCAGCGCCTCGACTTCAAATCCATCGCCAACCGTTCGGAAAACAAGGTGCATTTCGTATACAACTTCCTTGCAGTGCTCGAAATGCTTCAGCAGGAAATAATCAGGATACAAATAGGACTGGGATTCAATAACTTTTGGATATCGGCGAGATAG
- the dxs gene encoding 1-deoxy-D-xylulose-5-phosphate synthase, with amino-acid sequence MQVTAGDLLQKINYPSDLKQLTEEQLEKVCQELRQYIIDVVSVNGGHFGASLGTVELSVALHYILNTPYDQLVWDVGHQAYGHKILTGRRDIFHTNRMYGGISGFPKRSESEYDTFGVGHSSTSISAALGMAVASRYKGETDRQHVAVIGDGAMTGGMAFEALNHAGIENSNLLVILNDNNMSIDPNVGALKAYLTDITTSKPYNRFRDDIAHVLTKISSIGPDAFKMAKKIEKSIKGTLLKKSNLFESLQFRYFGPIDGHDVKHLVRVLRDLRDIPGPKLLHCVTVKGKGYALAEKDQTKWHAPGLFDKITGEIKKAKAEKPQPPKYQDVFGHTIIELAEQNPKIMGITPAMPSGCSLNMMMKAMPERAFDVGIAEQHAVTFSAGLATQGLVPFCNIYSSFMQRAYDQVIHDVAIQKLNVIFCLDRAGIAGADGPTHHGAYDLAYMRCIPNMTVSAPMNEEELRNLMYTAQQENMGPFVIRYPRGTGVMVDWQRPMKAIQVGKGRKICDGEEVAILSIGTIGNEVVKATVELNNDGFYPAHYDLRFVKPLDEVLLHDIFKKFGKVITVEDGCIDGGMGSAVLEFMADNNYQAEVVRLGIPDHFVEHGEQPELWAECGYDAAAIIKQVKNMGIRRNAHTIAS; translated from the coding sequence ATGCAGGTAACAGCTGGAGATTTACTACAAAAAATAAACTACCCATCTGATTTAAAGCAACTTACCGAAGAACAGCTCGAAAAGGTTTGCCAGGAATTACGGCAATATATCATTGACGTAGTATCGGTAAATGGCGGTCATTTCGGGGCAAGTTTGGGTACGGTTGAACTTTCCGTTGCGCTGCATTATATCCTTAATACGCCTTACGATCAGTTGGTTTGGGACGTTGGCCACCAGGCTTACGGGCACAAGATACTGACAGGCCGCCGCGATATTTTTCATACCAACCGCATGTATGGCGGTATAAGCGGGTTCCCAAAACGATCGGAAAGCGAATACGATACTTTCGGTGTGGGTCATTCTTCGACTTCTATTTCTGCCGCCCTTGGTATGGCTGTGGCTTCGCGTTATAAGGGGGAAACCGACCGTCAGCACGTAGCTGTAATAGGCGATGGCGCAATGACAGGCGGTATGGCTTTTGAGGCGCTGAACCATGCCGGCATCGAAAATTCGAACCTGCTGGTTATATTGAACGACAATAATATGTCGATAGACCCAAACGTGGGTGCGTTAAAAGCATATCTTACTGATATTACTACCTCGAAACCTTACAACCGTTTCAGGGACGATATAGCGCACGTGCTTACCAAAATATCTTCTATCGGTCCCGATGCCTTTAAAATGGCCAAGAAGATCGAGAAAAGCATCAAGGGTACGCTGCTAAAAAAGAGTAACTTATTTGAATCGCTACAGTTCCGTTATTTTGGGCCTATCGATGGACATGATGTAAAACACCTTGTAAGAGTGTTGCGCGACTTGCGCGACATACCCGGACCAAAGCTGTTGCATTGCGTTACCGTTAAAGGTAAGGGCTATGCATTGGCCGAAAAGGACCAGACCAAATGGCACGCACCAGGTTTGTTCGATAAAATTACCGGCGAGATCAAAAAAGCCAAGGCCGAAAAGCCGCAGCCTCCAAAATACCAGGATGTGTTTGGCCATACCATTATCGAGCTGGCCGAACAAAACCCAAAGATCATGGGTATCACGCCGGCAATGCCGTCGGGCTGCTCACTCAATATGATGATGAAAGCCATGCCCGAGCGTGCGTTTGATGTGGGCATAGCCGAACAGCACGCCGTTACTTTCTCGGCAGGCCTGGCAACCCAGGGGCTTGTTCCGTTTTGTAATATCTACTCCAGCTTTATGCAACGGGCGTATGACCAGGTGATACATGATGTTGCTATACAAAAGCTGAACGTTATTTTCTGCCTCGACAGGGCAGGTATCGCCGGCGCTGACGGGCCAACACACCATGGCGCTTACGACCTGGCATATATGCGTTGCATCCCTAATATGACGGTTTCAGCGCCGATGAACGAAGAAGAATTGCGCAACCTGATGTACACCGCACAACAGGAGAACATGGGTCCGTTTGTTATCCGTTATCCACGCGGCACGGGTGTTATGGTCGACTGGCAGCGCCCTATGAAGGCCATACAGGTTGGTAAGGGCCGTAAAATTTGCGACGGTGAAGAAGTGGCAATCCTTTCTATCGGCACAATTGGCAACGAGGTTGTTAAAGCTACTGTCGAACTCAATAACGATGGCTTCTATCCAGCCCATTACGACCTTCGCTTTGTAAAACCCTTAGATGAGGTTTTGCTTCACGATATTTTTAAGAAATTCGGAAAGGTAATAACTGTCGAGGACGGCTGCATAGATGGCGGCATGGGAAGCGCCGTGCTGGAGTTTATGGCCGACAATAACTACCAGGCCGAAGTGGTACGCTTAGGCATTCCTGATCATTTTGTTGAACACGGCGAACAACCAGAGCTTTGGGCCGAATGCGGTTACGATGCCGCCGCCATTATTAAGCAGGTAAAAAATATGGGCATCCGCAGGAACGCCCACACCATCGCTTCATAA